The following coding sequences lie in one Alphaproteobacteria bacterium genomic window:
- a CDS encoding sodium-dependent transporter, whose product MAARREHFGSRLGFILAAAGSAVGLGNIWKFPYTTGANGGAAFLVLYLALTFSIGLSIMLAEFAVGRAAERNPVGAFAKLKGGAWPVVGYLGVAAGFIILSFYGVVAGWTIAYIVKTITGELSSSDPEHLGNIFGGFISNPLEPVVYQAIFMALTVGVVLGGVHGGIERWCKVLMPLLFILLLVLIVRSLTLPGAAAGLSFYLEPDLSEITAETFNAALAQAFFSLSLGMGAMITYASYLSHKENLPGSAIWVTSLDATVAILAGLLIMPAVFAFGYDPGAGPGLTFITLPAVFAHMPLGEMFAVLFFLLLTVAALTSSVSLLQVVVAYFVDERGVERHRAAIIFGVIIFAIGVPSSLSLGVWSEFTIGGKAFLDLMDYVSSNLMLPIGGFFISIFVGWVVYPKILAEATNQGEKPFPLAPLWAFICRFVAPVAIAWILISGL is encoded by the coding sequence ATGGCGGCACGACGCGAACATTTCGGCTCACGGCTCGGCTTCATACTCGCCGCCGCGGGGTCCGCGGTCGGCTTGGGCAATATCTGGAAATTCCCTTACACGACCGGCGCCAATGGCGGCGCCGCATTTCTCGTTCTCTACCTCGCCCTCACCTTTTCGATCGGCCTCAGCATCATGCTCGCCGAATTCGCCGTCGGCCGGGCGGCCGAGCGCAATCCGGTCGGTGCCTTCGCCAAACTCAAGGGCGGCGCCTGGCCGGTCGTCGGCTATCTCGGGGTCGCCGCGGGATTCATCATCCTCTCTTTCTATGGCGTGGTCGCCGGGTGGACCATCGCCTATATCGTCAAGACAATCACCGGCGAGCTCAGCTCGAGCGATCCCGAGCATCTCGGCAATATCTTCGGCGGGTTCATCTCCAACCCGCTGGAACCGGTGGTCTACCAGGCAATTTTCATGGCGCTGACCGTGGGCGTGGTGCTCGGCGGCGTGCATGGCGGCATCGAACGCTGGTGCAAGGTCCTGATGCCCTTGCTGTTCATCTTGCTGCTCGTTCTGATCGTGCGTTCGCTGACCCTGCCGGGTGCGGCGGCTGGGCTTTCCTTCTATCTCGAGCCCGACCTCAGCGAGATCACGGCAGAGACGTTCAACGCCGCCTTGGCGCAGGCCTTCTTCTCGCTATCGCTCGGCATGGGTGCGATGATCACCTACGCGTCCTATCTGTCGCACAAGGAGAACCTGCCCGGATCGGCGATTTGGGTAACATCGCTCGACGCCACCGTGGCGATCTTGGCGGGCCTCCTGATCATGCCGGCCGTCTTCGCCTTCGGCTACGATCCCGGAGCCGGGCCGGGACTCACCTTCATCACCCTGCCGGCGGTCTTTGCCCACATGCCCTTGGGCGAAATGTTCGCGGTGCTATTCTTCTTGCTGCTGACCGTCGCCGCACTGACGTCGTCGGTCTCGCTGCTGCAGGTCGTCGTCGCCTATTTCGTCGACGAGCGCGGCGTCGAGCGCCATCGCGCGGCGATAATATTCGGCGTCATAATCTTCGCCATCGGTGTGCCGTCCTCGTTGTCGCTCGGCGTTTGGAGCGAGTTCACGATCGGCGGCAAGGCGTTCCTCGACCTGATGGACTATGTGTCATCGAATCTGATGCTTCCCATCGGCGGCTTTTTCATATCCATCTTCGTCGGCTGGGTCGTCTACCCGAAGATTCTCGCGGAGGCCACGAACCAGGGCGAGAAACCATTCCCATTAGCGCCGCTCTGGGCCTTCATCTGCCGCTTCGTCGCGCCGGTGGCGATCGCCTGGATCTTGATCAGCGGATTGTAG
- a CDS encoding pyridoxal-phosphate dependent enzyme — MAAETITLDDIEAAAERIMDRVRRTPCLRNRFALNPLHTGELLLKLECLQVTGSFKPRGANNAILSLDEGALGRGVITASGGNHGLAVGYAGHASGVPAVIYLPHNTPAAKIDKLRAWGAEVVIEGAVWDDAQQAALVRAERDGLTYIHPFADPTVIAGQGTVGREMLKQSAHIDVMLVAIGGGGLISGIAIAAKAIKPGIKIIGIEPVGAPTLKTSVDKGALTTLSQIETEAGTLAPRRSAEINLDIIRSYVDEIVLVDDDEMRAAARWLWFEMGIAAELSGAAAVAALQSGKVVLPDDAVVAAVVCGAGSDGIA; from the coding sequence TGCGCAACCGGTTCGCCCTCAACCCGCTTCATACCGGCGAGTTGCTGTTGAAGCTCGAGTGCTTGCAAGTGACGGGCTCATTCAAGCCGCGGGGCGCGAACAACGCGATCCTGAGCCTCGATGAGGGCGCGCTCGGGCGCGGCGTCATCACCGCCTCCGGCGGCAATCACGGTCTTGCGGTCGGCTATGCGGGTCACGCCTCCGGCGTCCCGGCGGTGATCTATTTGCCGCACAATACGCCGGCCGCCAAGATCGACAAGTTGCGCGCCTGGGGCGCCGAAGTGGTCATCGAAGGCGCGGTTTGGGACGATGCCCAGCAAGCCGCGCTGGTCCGCGCCGAGCGTGACGGCCTGACCTATATCCATCCCTTCGCCGACCCCACGGTGATTGCCGGTCAGGGCACGGTCGGACGGGAAATGCTCAAACAATCGGCGCATATCGATGTCATGCTGGTGGCGATCGGCGGCGGCGGTTTGATCTCGGGGATCGCCATCGCCGCCAAGGCGATCAAGCCGGGTATCAAGATCATCGGCATCGAGCCGGTGGGCGCGCCCACTCTCAAGACCAGCGTCGATAAGGGCGCGCTCACGACCCTGTCGCAAATCGAGACCGAGGCCGGAACGCTCGCGCCGCGGCGGAGCGCGGAAATCAATCTCGACATCATACGATCCTATGTCGACGAGATCGTCCTCGTCGACGACGACGAGATGCGCGCGGCGGCCCGCTGGCTGTGGTTCGAGATGGGCATCGCCGCCGAGCTTTCGGGTGCGGCCGCGGTGGCGGCGCTGCAATCGGGCAAGGTTGTGCTTCCGGATGACGCGGTCGTCGCCGCGGTGGTCTGCGGAGCCGGGTCCGACGGCATCGCATAG